One part of the Vanessa tameamea isolate UH-Manoa-2023 chromosome 8, ilVanTame1 primary haplotype, whole genome shotgun sequence genome encodes these proteins:
- the LOC113396235 gene encoding armadillo repeat-containing protein gudu — protein sequence MAEGDNISTFSVDGGQDTVGLPRIVMVTEGSDTSASSPSSTSSSEDNWADLIKSSEIPPEYWHIQKLVKYMKAGNQTATMVALSCLKDHDLTIEVNQRAIQEIGGLELLVNLLETRDLCCILGGLAVLRDITPNIEIRKKVTDLGAIPLLVGLLSDPARDVQILAAETIANLGRIRKSRKFCRKFGGIPKLIDLLDIKERCLITQREELNQDELQFLDISRAGAKALWSMSSSQRNREAMRKYGMIPLIARILKTIHLDVAVPAVGLLQLCANETSFQLAIQTEKMVDDLITHLANEDKDLKTYCSLAIYKCASDAITRDMIREAGGLELLVEAAQDSTNRANKPLMAAVTGALWKCANSDASVKKLDNLGAVPILVRLLDDENDGVLTNVAGALAECAKYPPNRDKIRIAKGIPMLIHHLNNTHKPLLENVPLVLMECAREHNCMIEIDELDGVRLIWSLLKNDSKKVQTNAALALSPCVQNAADSGEMVRSFVGALELTVDLLDSDDHNVLSAVCAAIATIARDHENLAVISDHGVVAKLSKLVSTTDDHLRGNLGVAIAYCCDWAQNRQEFGKRGAITPLVNYMTSRDPNVHRATALALYHLSFYSINCVTMHAAGVVQFLLETIGSKDPILQEASAGCLCNIRKLALATEKIKLKQ from the exons atggCGGAGGGTGATAACATATCTACTTTTAGCGTCGATGGAGGCCAGGACACAGTTGGACTTCCTCGTATTGTGATGGTAACTGAGGGATCAGACACTTCAGCCTCTTCACCATCATCAACATCTTCATCTGAGGATAACTGGGCTGACTTGATTAAATCATCAGAAATACCTCCTGAATATTGGCATATTCAAAAATTAGTCAAATACATGAAGGCCGGTAACCAAACTGCCACTATGGTAGCTTTATCTTGCCTTAAAGACCATGATCTTACTATAGAGGTAAATCAAAGAGCCATACAGGAAATTGGAGGCTTAGAACTTTTAGTGAATTTACTAGAAACCAGAGATCTGTGTTGCATTTTGGGAGGTTTGGCAGTACTTAGAGATATAACACCGAATATCGAAATTCGTAAGAAGGTCACAGACCTAGGTGCAATTCCGTTACTGGTTGGCCTTCTATCGGATCCAGCAAGAGATGTCCAAATTCTAGCAGCAGAGACTATCGCAAATTTGGGAAGAATTCGTAAGAGCAGAAAGTTTTGTAGGAAATTTGGTGGTATACcaaaattaatagatttattgGATATTAAAGAAAG aTGTCTTATAACACAAAGGGAGGAATTAAATCAAGACGAGTTACAGTTTCTTGATATTTCGCGGGCTGGCGCTAAAGCTTTGTGGTCGATGTCATCATCACAACGAAACCGCGAAGCAATGAGAAAGTACGGTATGATTCCTCTCATCGCTCGGATACTCAAGACCATTCACTTGGATGTTGCAGTACCGGCTGTCGGACTTTTACAATTGTGCGCTAATGAAACCTCCTTCCAGCTCGCTATACAAACCGAAAAGATGGTTGATGATTTGATAACACACTTAGCGAATGAGGACAAGGACTTAAAG ACTTACTGCAGTCTAGCCATTTACAAATGCGCCAGTGACGCCATTACCAGAGATATGATACGCGAAGCCGGAGGCCTTGAACTTTTAGTAGAAGCAGCTCAAGATTCTACAAACAGGGCAAATAAGCCACTTATGGCTGCAGTTACTGGAGCACTCTGGAAATGTGCCAACAGTGATGCTAGTGTTAAAAAATTAGACAACCTAGGAGCAGTACCAATTCTGGTTAGACTGTTAGATGATGAGAATGATGGTGTTCTCACTAACGTAGCGGGAGCTTTAGCAGAATGTGCGAAGTATCCGCCTAATCGAGATAAAATTCGGATCGCTAAAGGAATTCCTATGCTTA TACATCATCTGAACAATACCCACAAGCCATTACTAGAGAACGTACCACTGGTATTAATGGAATGCGCCAGAGAACATAACTGTATGATAGAGATCGACGAATTGGATGGCGTGAGACTTATTTGGTCGCTCCTTAAAAATGATTCGAAGAAAGTTCAAACGAACGCTGCTCTCGCTTTGAGTCCATGTGTCCAGAATGCAGCTGATTCTGGGGAAATGGTCCGATCTTTCGTCGGTGCCTTGGAGCTGACAGTAGATTTATTAGACTCTGATGATCACAATGTTCTGTCAGCAGTCTGCGCTGCAATTGCAACTATCGCCCGCGATCACGAAAACTTGGCTGTAATATCAGATCACGGTGTCGTAGCGAAACTTTCGAAACTTG tgAGCACAACAGACGATCACCTCCGAGGTAACCTTGGTGTCGCAATCGCGTATTGTTGCGACTGGGCTCAGAACCGTCAGGAGTTTGGTAAACGTGGTGCCATCACGCCTCTCGTCAACTACATGACATCGAGAGACCCGAACGTCCACAGAGCGACCGCACTGGCGTTGTATCACCTGTCCTTCTACTCGATCAACTGTGTTACTATGCATGcg GCTGGTGTAGTTCAGTTTTTGCTAGAAACGATAGGTTCCAAGGATCCTATACTTCAAGAAGCGTCCGCTGGCTGTCTATGTAATATACGAAAACTGGCGCTTGCTaccgaaaaaattaaattaaaacaataa